From Microvirgula aerodenitrificans DSM 15089, the proteins below share one genomic window:
- a CDS encoding dihydrodipicolinate synthase family protein: MQKAIHWSGVFPAVTTQFTADGELDAAAMQKLYDWQIRCGADGLVMVGSLGENSTLSSAEKLDVLQIALETADGRVPVLVTVAENSTRDACRFAADAQQRGAHGLMVLPGMRYLSDRHETLVHYRAVAAASDLPVMIYNNPLAYGVDIKPDMLAELADEPKFQAIKESSGDVRRVTDIFNAVGDRYAVFTGVDDLALESLAAGVQGWVAGLVCAFPQETVAIYRLMRAGRLAEALALYRWFAPLLHLDVSTKLVQNIKLAELAVGYGTGHVRAPRLPLTGDERVRVQAVIDDALACRPVMPLH; encoded by the coding sequence ATGCAAAAAGCGATCCACTGGTCCGGCGTGTTTCCCGCCGTCACGACCCAATTCACCGCGGACGGCGAGCTGGATGCCGCCGCGATGCAGAAACTGTACGACTGGCAGATCCGTTGTGGCGCCGACGGGCTGGTCATGGTCGGGTCGCTGGGGGAAAACTCGACACTGAGTTCTGCAGAAAAACTCGATGTCCTGCAGATCGCCCTGGAAACGGCCGACGGCAGGGTGCCGGTGCTGGTCACCGTGGCCGAGAACAGCACGCGTGACGCCTGCCGCTTTGCCGCCGACGCCCAGCAGCGGGGTGCGCACGGACTGATGGTGCTGCCGGGCATGCGCTATCTGTCCGACCGGCACGAAACGCTGGTGCACTACCGTGCCGTGGCGGCGGCCAGCGACCTGCCGGTCATGATCTACAACAACCCGCTCGCCTACGGGGTCGACATCAAGCCAGACATGCTGGCCGAGCTGGCCGACGAGCCGAAATTCCAGGCGATCAAGGAGTCCAGCGGCGACGTGCGCCGCGTGACCGACATTTTCAACGCCGTCGGCGACCGCTATGCCGTCTTCACCGGCGTCGATGACCTGGCGCTGGAAAGCCTGGCGGCCGGCGTGCAGGGCTGGGTGGCCGGGCTGGTCTGCGCGTTTCCGCAGGAAACCGTGGCCATCTACAGGCTGATGCGCGCCGGCCGTCTGGCCGAGGCGCTGGCCCTGTACCGCTGGTTTGCCCCCCTGCTGCATCTCGACGTATCGACCAAGCTGGTGCAGAACATCAAGCTGGCCGAACTTGCGGTCGGCTACGGGACCGGCCATGTGCGTGCGCCGCGGCTGCCACTGACCGGTGACGAACGGGTCCGGGTGCAGGCCGTCATCGACGACGCACTGGCCTGCCGCCCGGTCATGCCGCTGCACTGA
- a CDS encoding GntR family transcriptional regulator, translating into MTAPDLRVSRQTLTSAVTEALRNRILTGDLTGGTQLRQEALSQEFGVSRVPVREALRQLEAEGLVRIFDHRGAVVTELSLDDVRELLDIRALVESDLLLRAVPRQCAADIDEAAAALAEFETALARHDIAHWGTLNARFHIALYRAAGRPQTMALVESLHNRTDRYTRMQILLTNFADRAQAEHTHLLALCRSKDAIGAAAFLRQHVLNAADSLDDWFARRDGTRSALSAR; encoded by the coding sequence ATGACCGCCCCCGACCTGCGTGTTTCGCGCCAGACCCTGACCTCCGCCGTGACCGAGGCATTGCGCAACCGCATCCTGACCGGAGACCTGACCGGTGGCACCCAGCTGCGCCAGGAGGCCCTGTCGCAGGAGTTCGGCGTCAGCCGCGTGCCGGTGCGGGAAGCCCTGCGGCAACTGGAAGCCGAAGGGCTGGTCCGGATTTTCGATCATCGCGGCGCGGTGGTGACCGAGCTGTCGCTGGATGATGTACGCGAACTGCTCGATATCCGTGCTCTGGTCGAAAGCGATCTGCTGCTGCGCGCCGTGCCGCGCCAGTGTGCCGCCGATATCGACGAAGCGGCCGCCGCGCTGGCCGAATTCGAGACGGCTCTGGCACGACACGACATTGCCCACTGGGGCACGCTGAATGCCCGTTTTCATATCGCGCTGTATCGTGCTGCCGGACGACCGCAGACCATGGCCCTGGTCGAGTCACTGCACAACCGCACCGATCGCTATACGCGAATGCAGATTCTGCTGACCAATTTTGCAGACCGGGCCCAGGCCGAACACACCCATCTGCTGGCGCTGTGCCGCAGCAAGGATGCCATCGGTGCCGCAGCCTTCCTGCGTCAGCATGTACTGAATGCAGCCGACTCTCTTGACGACTGGTTTGCCCGCCGCGACGGGACCCGGAGCGCGCTAAGCGCACGCTAA
- a CDS encoding 4-hydroxyproline epimerase, with protein MDRMVFECIDGHTCGNPVRLVTDGAPVLNGDTQAARREDFLARFDRIRTGLMFEPRGHGQMSGAFLYPSTRDDCDIAVLFIETSGCLPMCGHGTIGVVTMAIEHDLVTPRTAGELMLDTPAGPVRARYTRSGDKVTSVRITNVPSFLFRRDVPVEHPALGPLTVDIAYGGNFYPIVDSQPNFRDMADYSPAQLIEYGRTLRELIDRDHPDIVHPLHPTIRGVRHVLWTGAPRMAGSDARNAVLYGASAIDRSPCGTGTSARLAQRVARGWQDPARPFVHESIIGSQFVARVEQLTEVGPHAAIVPSIEGWARVTGYNRIVLDPADDPYAFGFELA; from the coding sequence ATGGACCGGATGGTTTTCGAATGTATCGACGGGCATACCTGCGGCAACCCGGTCCGTCTGGTGACCGATGGTGCACCCGTGCTGAACGGTGACACCCAGGCCGCGCGGCGCGAGGACTTCCTGGCCCGTTTCGACCGGATTCGCACCGGGCTGATGTTCGAGCCGCGCGGGCACGGGCAGATGTCGGGTGCTTTCCTGTATCCGTCGACGCGGGATGACTGCGATATCGCCGTGCTGTTTATCGAAACCAGTGGCTGCCTGCCGATGTGCGGCCATGGCACCATCGGTGTGGTGACGATGGCGATCGAACACGATCTGGTGACGCCGCGCACGGCGGGCGAGCTGATGCTGGATACGCCGGCCGGTCCGGTGCGGGCACGCTATACCCGGAGCGGGGACAAGGTGACCTCGGTCCGCATCACCAATGTGCCGTCCTTCCTGTTCCGGCGCGATGTGCCCGTCGAGCATCCGGCACTGGGCCCGCTGACGGTGGATATCGCCTATGGCGGCAATTTCTATCCAATTGTCGACAGCCAGCCCAATTTCCGCGACATGGCCGACTACTCGCCGGCGCAGCTGATCGAATACGGTCGCACGCTGCGCGAGCTGATCGATCGCGATCATCCGGACATCGTCCATCCGCTGCATCCGACCATCCGCGGCGTGCGCCACGTGCTGTGGACCGGTGCGCCGCGCATGGCAGGATCGGATGCACGCAATGCCGTGCTGTACGGCGCTTCGGCCATCGACCGCTCACCATGCGGGACCGGTACCTCGGCCCGGCTGGCGCAGCGGGTTGCCCGAGGCTGGCAGGACCCGGCGCGGCCGTTCGTGCATGAAAGCATCATTGGCAGCCAGTTTGTTGCCCGGGTCGAGCAACTGACCGAAGTGGGGCCGCACGCGGCCATCGTGCCGAGCATCGAGGGCTGGGCCAGGGTCACCGGCTACAACCGCATCGTGCTCGATCCGGCGGACGATCCGTACGCCTTTGGCTTCGAGCTTGCCTGA